A region from the Wansuia hejianensis genome encodes:
- a CDS encoding DUF6145 family protein — MVLCGANAYEKKYYFNPEFSSLPEQIQDELHIMCVLFTEEIGGIFTVEYSEEGDLELKTEALEADAMYDDIGGPLRIKQLQEEKRELFRSLELFYQVFFLGLDVEGLEND; from the coding sequence ATGGTACTTTGCGGAGCGAATGCGTACGAGAAGAAGTATTATTTTAATCCGGAGTTTTCCAGCCTTCCGGAGCAGATTCAGGATGAACTGCATATTATGTGCGTCCTGTTCACAGAAGAGATTGGCGGTATATTTACGGTGGAATACAGCGAAGAGGGAGATCTGGAACTGAAGACAGAGGCCCTGGAAGCGGATGCCATGTATGATGATATCGGCGGGCCGCTACGGATTAAGCAGCTGCAGGAAGAAAAGAGGGAGCTTTTCCGGTCTCTGGAGCTGTTCTACCAGGTGTTTTTCCTGGGATTGGATGTGGAAGGCCTGGAAAATGACTGA
- a CDS encoding biotin--[acetyl-CoA-carboxylase] ligase — translation MNGKLLNTEEIRSRLTDEGTGCRLFYCEEVDSTNDWAKREGRKGVSGGAIYLAERQTAGKGRRGRAWNTAAGTSVSMSLLLRPDLPADRISMLTLVMGMAAADGIRRACGLDTQIKWPNDVIIGGKKLCGILTEMSSGTDYVVIGIGTNVNVPAFPGELAGTATSLLLELGRSVSREVVTAEILNFFWKYYKIFMDTGDLSGLSRRYQEILANRGRSVRVLDPAGSFCGTALGINDRGELLVKRKDNGETEAVYAGEVSVRGIYGYV, via the coding sequence ATGAACGGAAAGCTGTTAAACACAGAGGAGATCAGGAGCCGGTTGACCGATGAGGGAACCGGCTGCCGCCTTTTTTACTGTGAGGAAGTGGATTCCACCAATGACTGGGCGAAGCGGGAGGGCCGGAAGGGTGTGTCCGGAGGAGCCATATACCTGGCGGAGCGGCAGACAGCCGGGAAAGGGCGCAGAGGCAGGGCCTGGAACACAGCAGCCGGTACATCTGTATCCATGAGCCTGCTGCTCCGGCCTGATCTGCCCGCCGACAGGATATCGATGCTGACGCTGGTCATGGGTATGGCTGCGGCTGACGGCATACGCCGGGCCTGTGGTCTGGATACACAGATTAAATGGCCTAATGATGTGATCATCGGAGGCAAAAAGCTCTGCGGGATATTGACGGAGATGAGTTCAGGCACAGATTATGTGGTCATCGGGATTGGAACGAATGTGAATGTTCCGGCATTTCCAGGGGAACTTGCAGGAACGGCCACCTCTCTGCTGCTGGAACTGGGAAGGTCTGTCAGCCGGGAGGTTGTGACAGCGGAGATCCTTAACTTCTTCTGGAAATATTATAAAATATTTATGGACACGGGAGATCTCTCCGGACTTTCCCGAAGATATCAGGAAATTCTGGCGAACCGGGGGCGCTCCGTGCGGGTCCTGGACCCTGCCGGGTCCTTCTGCGGGACGGCGCTGGGGATCAATGACCGGGGGGAGCTGCTGGTAAAACGTAAAGATAACGGTGAGACAGAGGCTGTCTACGCCGGAGAGGTTTCGGTCAGGGGAATCTATGGTTATGTATAG
- the argF gene encoding ornithine carbamoyltransferase, producing the protein MNLKGRNFLTLKDFTPEEITYLLDLAAELKDKKKRGVPVDTLRGKNVALIFEKTSTRTRCAFEVAAHDLGMGTTYLDPSGSQIGKKESIEDTARVLGRMFEGIEYRGFGQEIVEELAKYAGVPVWNGLTNEYHPTQMLADLLTVKEEFGRLEGIRLVYMGDARYNMGNSLMIACSKLGMHFVACAPEKYFPSQELVAQCEKYAEQSGGTITLTENVVAGTRDADVIYTDVWVSMGEPDEVWEERIQDLTPYKVTAKVMENARPEAIFLHCLPAFHDLKTKIGKEMHERFSITDMEVTDEVFESSQSRVFDEAENRMHTIKAVMAATLGAV; encoded by the coding sequence ATGAACTTAAAAGGCCGTAATTTTTTAACTTTGAAGGACTTTACACCGGAGGAAATTACATATCTTCTGGATCTGGCAGCGGAGCTGAAGGACAAGAAGAAAAGAGGGGTGCCGGTGGACACGCTGAGGGGCAAGAATGTCGCTCTGATCTTTGAAAAAACCAGCACCAGGACCCGCTGCGCTTTTGAAGTCGCGGCTCATGACCTGGGGATGGGCACCACCTATCTGGACCCGTCAGGCTCCCAGATCGGGAAGAAGGAGAGCATCGAGGATACGGCGCGGGTTCTCGGAAGAATGTTTGAAGGAATTGAGTACCGGGGCTTTGGCCAGGAGATCGTGGAAGAGCTGGCGAAATATGCCGGGGTTCCTGTGTGGAACGGGCTGACGAATGAGTATCACCCCACGCAGATGCTTGCGGATCTGCTGACGGTGAAGGAGGAGTTTGGCCGCCTGGAGGGCATCCGTCTGGTTTATATGGGAGACGCCCGCTATAATATGGGTAACTCACTGATGATTGCCTGCTCAAAGCTGGGAATGCATTTTGTGGCCTGCGCTCCGGAAAAATACTTCCCCAGCCAGGAGCTGGTGGCTCAGTGTGAGAAATATGCGGAGCAGAGCGGCGGAACCATCACGCTGACGGAAAACGTAGTGGCGGGAACCAGGGATGCGGACGTCATCTATACAGACGTGTGGGTGTCCATGGGCGAACCGGATGAGGTGTGGGAAGAGAGAATTCAGGATCTGACCCCCTATAAAGTCACCGCAAAGGTGATGGAAAATGCCAGGCCCGAAGCGATTTTCCTCCATTGCCTGCCCGCTTTTCATGATCTGAAGACAAAGATCGGAAAAGAAATGCATGAGCGTTTCAGCATTACTGATATGGAAGTAACCGATGAAGTGTTCGAATCCTCTCAGTCCAGGGTGTTTGATGAGGCTGAAAACCGGATGCACACGATAAAGGCTGTTATGGCCGCTACGTTAGGGGCTGTATGA
- a CDS encoding SPFH domain-containing protein encodes MGEVNWPVVILIIFLLLLLIIVASCIKIVPQAQGFVIEQFGAYKVTWGTGLHFKVPFVERVARRVNLKEQVVDFPPQPVITKDNVTMRIDTVVFFQITDPRLFCYGVENPIMAIENLTATTLRNIIGDMELDETLTSREIINTKMRAALDIATDPWGIKVNRVELKNIMPPAAIQEAMEKQMKAERERRESILIAEGEKKSTILVAEGKKESVILDAQAEKQAAILRAEAEKEKMIREAEGEAEAILKVQQANADGIRMLKEAGADESVLTLKSLEALGQLANGTATKIVVPSDLQGIASLATSLTEIVKTKDAAAGK; translated from the coding sequence ATGGGAGAAGTGAACTGGCCAGTTGTGATACTGATTATTTTTTTGCTGCTGCTTTTGATCATTGTTGCGTCCTGCATCAAGATCGTTCCGCAGGCGCAGGGCTTTGTTATCGAGCAATTCGGAGCTTATAAGGTGACCTGGGGGACCGGGCTTCATTTTAAGGTTCCTTTTGTAGAGAGAGTCGCCAGACGCGTGAATCTGAAGGAACAGGTGGTGGATTTTCCGCCCCAGCCGGTTATTACGAAGGACAATGTTACGATGAGGATTGATACGGTTGTATTTTTCCAGATTACAGATCCCCGGCTGTTCTGCTACGGCGTGGAGAATCCTATCATGGCCATTGAGAATTTGACGGCCACTACGCTGCGTAACATCATCGGCGACATGGAACTGGACGAGACGCTGACGTCACGTGAGATCATCAATACCAAGATGCGGGCGGCGCTGGATATCGCCACAGACCCGTGGGGCATTAAAGTCAATAGAGTTGAGCTGAAGAATATTATGCCTCCGGCGGCCATCCAGGAAGCCATGGAGAAGCAAATGAAGGCTGAACGTGAGAGGCGGGAATCTATTTTGATCGCAGAAGGCGAGAAGAAGTCAACGATTCTGGTAGCAGAAGGCAAGAAGGAATCGGTGATTCTGGATGCACAAGCTGAGAAGCAGGCGGCGATTCTCCGGGCTGAGGCTGAGAAGGAGAAGATGATCCGTGAGGCAGAAGGTGAGGCGGAGGCTATTCTGAAGGTGCAGCAGGCGAATGCGGACGGTATCCGGATGCTGAAGGAAGCAGGCGCTGATGAATCGGTACTGACGCTGAAGAGTTTGGAAGCCCTGGGACAGCTGGCGAACGGAACGGCGACCAAGATTGTGGTTCCGTCCGATCTGCAGGGCATTGCCAGCCTTGCCACATCTCTGACGGAGATTGTGAAGACCAAGGACGCAGCCGCAGGCAAATAG
- a CDS encoding NfeD family protein — translation MNPIIWLVILIVLLVIEVITLGLSTIWFAGGALAAFIAALLGANVAVQVVLFLAVSIILLIFTRPVVMRMLNKHKTATNAESLIGEQAIVTQTINNLMGRGEVFINGLEWMARSQQDNDTIEKDTVVRILRIDGVKLIVERKER, via the coding sequence ATGAATCCAATCATATGGCTGGTCATTCTGATCGTATTGCTGGTGATTGAGGTAATTACGCTGGGCCTTTCGACGATCTGGTTTGCGGGCGGAGCGCTGGCGGCGTTTATTGCTGCTCTCCTGGGGGCGAATGTTGCAGTCCAGGTGGTGCTGTTCTTGGCAGTTTCTATCATTTTGCTGATTTTTACCAGGCCGGTTGTCATGAGGATGTTGAATAAACATAAGACAGCTACCAACGCGGAGAGCCTGATCGGTGAGCAGGCGATTGTCACCCAGACCATTAATAATCTGATGGGGCGGGGCGAGGTCTTTATCAACGGGCTGGAATGGATGGCCAGAAGCCAGCAGGATAACGATACAATAGAAAAAGACACAGTTGTGCGTATTTTGAGGATAGACGGGGTAAAATTGATTGTAGAAAGGAAAGAGAGGTAG